One window from the genome of Entelurus aequoreus isolate RoL-2023_Sb linkage group LG04, RoL_Eaeq_v1.1, whole genome shotgun sequence encodes:
- the LOC133647915 gene encoding uncharacterized protein LOC133647915, which translates to MQDVPLWNIKPLPTPQISPHSALIDPPDGLTTELHVDAEYDPSQSFEESLPDMGDWMYNDGHTFNEGFEDSLSEECAEESNIKDTTDKPIYDNVSVTVAECLLIIMGYVNCHKVTDKALSDLLKMFKLLCPNSLNADCLNSVPKFKNFFLSRSASSPILLHKYCSNCFGPLESKQIKCLSCGTSVSEERSSSFIEVPIKAQIRSLFLKPGFQEKLNFRLSRKKADANNIEDIYDAEVYKQLVDRGGPLSDPKNISLTWNTDEDKNGYLLRLIHGTQNIPMQMVNVVKLVQSIPVISQTIKPGNVIAEFYRHMTKDDSFCQENKDLSRIKLYGASSGLLLDTVHLCIANTCWSLHQFWNSKHLSQGTS; encoded by the exons ATGCAGGATGTACCACTCTGGAACATCAAGCCTCTCCCTACCCCCCAG ATCAGCCCTCATTCAGCCCTCATAGATCCTCCTGATGGCCTAACAACTGAACTACATGTCGATGCAGAGTATGATCCATCTCAATCATTTGAGGAATCTCTCCCTGATATGGGGGATTGGATGTACAATGACGGACATACGTTTAATGAAGGATTTGAAGATAGTTTGAGTGAGGAATGTGCAGAAGAGTCAAatatcaaggacacaacagacaaacCAATATATGACAATGTATCAGTAACCGTGGCAGAGTGCCTTCTGATCATCATGGGTTATGTAAACTGTCATAAAGTCACTGATAAGGCCCTAAGCGATTTGCTGAAAATGTTCAAGTTGCTTTGTCCCAATAGTCTGAATGCAGACTGCTTAAACAGTGTGCCGAagttcaaaaacttttttttatcccGCTCTGCATCATCGCCTATTTTATTACATAAATACTGCAGTAATTGTTTTGGGCCAttagaaagtaaacaaataaaatgccTGTCTTGTGGGACCAGTGTGTCAGAAGAAAGATCCTCATCCTTTATAGAGGTTCCAATTAAGGCTCAAATAAGGTCATTGTTCCTCAAGCCAGGTTTTCAGGAGAAGCTTAACTTTAGATTAAGCAGAAAGAAGGCAGATGCTAACAACATTGAAGATATTTATGATGCAGAAGTTTACAAACAGCTTGTGGATAGGGGTGGTCCTCTTAGTGACCCTAAAAACATCTCACTTACTTGGAACACAGATGAAGACAAAAATGGATATTTGTTAAGGCTCATACATGGTACTCAAAATATACCTATGCAGATGGTAAATGTAGTCAAACTTGTGCAGTCTATTCCTGTTATTTCAcaaactattaaaccagggaatgTAATAGCTGAATTTTACAGACATATGACTAAAGATGATAGTTTCTGTCAGGAAAACAAAGATTTGTCTAGGATTAAACTATATGGAGCATCTAGTGGACTTCTATTGGACACAGTTCACCTCTGCATTGCAAATACATGCTGGTCACTGCATCAATTCTGGAACAGTAAGCATCTTTCACAGGGCACAAGTTAA
- the LOC133648844 gene encoding uncharacterized protein LOC133648844, with protein MPGRSPQLDRLRHAHGHHLLRWASKRHHLRHLHHDRHLHLHHGRRRYLHHGRRRYLHHGRRRYLHHGRRRYLHQTKTLKTKTLKTKTLKTLKTKTLKTKTLKTKTLKTKTLKTLKTKTLKTLKTKTLKTKTLQTKTKTLKTLQTKTKTLKTLQTLQTKTKTLQTKTKTLKTLQTKTKTLKTLQTKTKTLKTKTLKTKTLKTKTLKTKTLKTKTLKTKTLKTKTLKILQTKTLKILQTKTFKTLQTKTKTLKTFQTKTKTFQTKTKTLQTKTKTLKTLQTKTKTLKTLQTKTKTLKTLQTKTKTLKTKTLKTKILQTKTKTLKTKTLKILQTKTLKTLQTKTKTLKTFQTKTKTLQTKTSHANTRHARLRRTTRHAKLRHATTHHAKLRRLQ; from the coding sequence atgcCAGGCCGCAGCCCCCAGCTAGACCGcctccgccatgctcatggcCACCATCTTCTCCGGTGGGCTTCCAAACGCCACCATCTCCGGCACCTGCACCACGACAGACACctgcacctgcaccacggcagacgccggtacctgcaccacggcagacgccggtacctgcaccacggcagacgccggtacctgcaccacggcagacgccggtacctgcaccagaccaagacactcaagaccaagacactcaagaccaagacactcaagacactcaagaccaagacactcaagaccaagacactcaagaccaagacactcaagaccaagacactcaagacactcaagaccaagacactcaagacactcaagaccaagacactcaagaccaagacactccagaccaagacaaagacactcaagacactccagaccaagacaaagacactcaagacactccagacactccagaccaagacaaagacactccagaccaagacaaagacactcaagacactccagaccaagacaaagacactcaagacactccaaaccaagaccaagacactcaagaccaagacactcaagaccaagacactcaaaACCAAGACACTGAAAACCAAGACACTCAAAACCAAGACACTCAAAaccaagacactcaagaccaagacactcaagatactccagaccaagacactcaagatACTCCAGACCAAGACATTcaagacactccagaccaagaccaagacacttaAGACAttccagaccaagaccaagacattccagaccaagaccaagacactccagaccaagacaaagacactcaagacactccagaccaaaacaaagacactcaagacactccagaccaagacaaagacactcaagacactccagaccaagaccaagacactcaagaccaagacactcaaaACCAAGATActccagaccaagaccaagacactcaagaccaagacactcaagatactccagaccaagacactcaagacactccagaccaagaccaagacactcaagacattccagaccaagaccaagacactccagaccaagacaTCCCATGCCAATACCCGCCACGCCAGGCTTCGCCGcacgacccgccacgccaagcttcgccacgccaCGACCcatcacgccaagcttcgccgcctgcaatga